The Planifilum fulgidum DNA segment GACGGGGTCGACCATTCGGACCGGGATCCCGTTCGCATTCTTCCGCCCGAGCGGTTGAACCGCGTCTTGGAGGCCTTGGGGCGCCTCGGATTCCGGGAGAAACACGATTCCCGCTCCTTTGACGGGTATGTGCAGGAGTTCGAATTTTTCCCGACCGATTTCATGAGGGAGAGGATCGAAGAACTGGAATTTGTGGCCTCCCTCGAGGAAGACGGCATCCGGCTGCTCCTGGAAGTGGATCTTCGCACCCTTTTCGGCGGGGAGAAGGAATTGAAGAGGGAAGTTTTCCTGGAAAATTCGTTGCTTGAGGATGTAACCGCCCTGTCCGACCATTTCCGGGAGTTGATCGGGGAAATGGCGGAGAATCCGGGAGCGTTTTCCGGTTTCCGGTTTGATCACCATCCGCATCATGCCTTTTCCCGGTACGGAGGGGCGATCGGGGGACTGGCCGCCGGGGTGCTGGGGGGCCTCGTTCTCTCCGAGCTGGTGGAAGAGGTGGCGGAAGGGGCTGAGGATCTGGGCGAAGTCTTGGAAGATGTCGGCGATTTCTTCGATTTCGGCGGAGAGGACTGACGCGCGCCCTTCAGATCCACAGAGGCGCCTTGGATTTCGCGTGTCGCCCGCGGCAAGGCGGCCTCGGCAGGAAGTGTTTTCCCTTTGCCCTAAGACCCTTCCACAATCGTCCCGTCCGCGGACAGGTGAAAAATCGGGTGATCCGCGAAGCAGCCCGGAGCGCGGGTTTTGCCCGGCCCGTTTTGCGGAGCCGAATCGGGTCCCGGAAGAGGGCAGGCGCGGAAAAGGTTGTTGCCTGGGACGGCAACCCCCGGGGAGAAGCCCCGGGGGTTTCGCATTGTCCGTCGCGGGGGTCGGCTGGATACGGAAGAACCCTCGTGATACAATAGGTTTGATTCGCGAGGAAGTGTTCGGTGCCCGGCCGTGCCCTGCGGGGAGATTTTTTGAACCGGTTCGGACGGAGGATGGATATGGACAAACTGGTTTTGATCGACGGGAACAGTATCGCTTTTCGGGCCTTTTACGCCCTGCCCCTTCTGACCAACGGAAAGGGCGTTCACACCAATGCGGTGTACGGATTTACCATGATGCTGATGAAGGTGTTGGAGGAAGAGAAGCCCACCCACATGCTGGTGGCCTTCGATGCCGGGCGGATCACCTTTCGGCACGGAGAATATCGGGAATACAAGGGAAAGCGCGCCCAGACCCCCGCGGAGTTGTCCGAACAGTTGCCGCTGATCCGCGAAGTTCTGGATGCCTTCGGCATCCGCCACTTTGAGGCGGAGGGATACGAGGCGGACGACATCATCGGGACCCTGGCCAAGAGCGCCGAGGAAAAGGGGATGAATGCCCTGATCGTCACCGGGGACAAGGATCTGCTGCAGCTGGTGACGGACCGGGTGACCCTGCTGCTCACCCGGAAAGGCGTGACCGAGGGGGAGCGGTACGACCGGGAAGCGGTTTGGCAAAAGTATCAATTGACTCCGGAGCAGATCATCGATTTGAAGGGCCTGATGGGAGATGCTTCGGACAATATCCCCGGGATTCCGGGGGTGGGGGAGAAGACCGCCCTCAAGCTTTTGCACCGGTTCGGGTCCGTCGAAGGGGTGTTGGACCATGTGGACCAATTGACCGGAAAGCTGCGGGAGCGGGTGAAGGAACACGGCCGACAGGCACGGATGAGCAAGGATTTGGCCACCATTTACTGCGACGTTCCCCTCGGTTTTTCCGTGGAGGATACCCGCTACGAGGGATATGACCGGGGCCGCGTCGCCGCCCTCTTTGAACGGCTGGAGTTCAAATCGCTCCTGGAGCGGATCGGCGGGAAGGAATCGGTTTCCGGTTCCTCCCGGAAGCTGCGGAAAGTGGAAGTTCAAACGGTGGAACCGGAGGACCGGGAATCCTGGAATGATTTTTTGGAAAACCCCCTCCTCTCCCTCTGGCTGGAGATGGACGGGGAAAATTATCACCGGGCGGAGATCATCGGCCTGGCCCTTTCCGACGGGGAGACGCACCTGTATGTTCCCTGGCGGACCGCCCGGGACTGGGAAAATCTCCACCGCCTTCTGGCCGACGAAGAAAGAAAAAAGATCGTCTACGACGGCAAGCGGCTCCAGGTGGTCCTGAAGCGGCGGGGTCTTGAGGCCGGCGGATTGGCCTTCGACGCGCTTCTCGCTTCCTACCTGCTGGATCCCTCCGAATCGGGACACAGCCTGAGCGACCTGGTCCAGCGGAAGATGGACGGATCCCTTCCCCCGGACGAAGAGGTGTACGGGAAAGGGGCGAAGCGCCGCCTTCCCGGGGAAAGAGAGCTGGCGGAGCACCTGGCCCGCAAGGCGGAGGCGCTGAAGCGCCTTTATCCCCTGCTCAGCGAGGAGATCCGGGAGGCCGGCATGGAGTCCCTGCTGTTCGAGATGGAGCTGCCCCTGTCTCGGGTGTTGGCCGAAATGGAGCTCCACGGAGTCCGGGTGGACCGGGACCGGCTTTTGGATCTGGGAGAGGAGTTGAAGGAGCAGGCGGAGTCGCTGACGCGGCAGATCTACGAGCTGGCGGGAACCGAATTCAACATCAATTCCCCCAAGCAGCTGGCGGAAATCCTGTACGACAAGCTGGGGCTGCCCGTGCTGAAAAAGACCAAGACCGGCTATTCCACCAGCGCCGACGTGCTGGAGAAGCTGGCGCCCCAGCACGAAATTGTCGAGAAGATCCTTCATTACCGGCAGATCATGAAGCTGATCTCCACTTACGTGGAGGGCCTGCTCAAGGAGATCGATCCCGAATCCGGAAAGATCCACACCCGTTTCAATCAGACGATCACGGCGACGGGAAGGCTCAGCAGCACGGAACCGAACCTGCAGAATATCCCGATCCGGCTGGAGGAAGGCCGCCGGATCCGACAGGTGTTCGTCCCGTCGGAGCCGGGCTGGCAAATCCTTTCCGCCGACTATTCCCAGATCGAACTGCGGGTTTTGGCCCACCTTTCCGGCGACGAATCCCTGAAGCAGGCGTTTTCCGAGGATATGGACATCCACACGAAGACGGCGATGGATGTGTTCGGCGTGCCGGAGGACGAGGTGACCTCCCTCATGCGCCGGCAGGCCAAGGCGGTCAATTTCGGGATCATCTACGGCATCAGCGATTACGGATTGTCCCAGAATCTGAACATCCCCCGCAAGGTGGCGGCGCAGTTTATCGAGCGTTACTTCCAAAGTTACCCCGGCGTGAAGGAGTACATGGACCGCGTGGTGGAGCAGGCCCGGAAGGACGGCTACGTCACCACGATGCTCAACCGGCGCCGGTACCTGCCCGAGATCCGTTCCCGCAACTACAATCGTCGCACCTTTGCCGAACGAACGGCGATGAACACCCCGATTCAGGGCTCGGCGGCGGACATCATCAAGACGGCCATGGTCCGCCTTCACCGGGAGATAAAGCGGCGGCGCGTCAAAAGCCGCATGCTCCTGCAGGTCCACGACGAGCTGATCTTTGAAGTGCCGGAGGAGGAACTGGAGGAGATGAAAAACCTGGTGAGGACCGTGATGGAACAGGCGGTTCCGCTGTCCGTGCCCCTGAAGGTGGACATTCACACGGGACAAACCTGGTACGAAGCCAAGTGACGGGAGGAATCGCCTTGCCGGAACTGCCAGAAGTGGAAACGGTGAAACGGACCCTGCAGCGGCTGATTATCGGAAAAACCGTTGAGGACGTGGACGTGTTCCTGCCGAAAATCATCAAGGAACCCTCCGATGTCAATCTGTTTGTTGAGCGGCTCAGGGGGCGGAAGGTGACGGGCCTTGGCCGGAGGGGCAAGTTTCTCAAGATTTTTTTCGATCCCTGGGTGCTGGTGTCCCACATGCGCATGGAGGGCAGATACCGGCTCCTTCCCCGGGAGGAGCCGCTGGAAAAGCACACCCACGTCGTGTTCCGCTTTGCGGACGGAACCGATCTGAGGTACCGGGACGTCCGCCAGTTCGGGACGATGCACCTGTTCTTGCGCGGGGAGGAGGAACGCCGTCCCCCGCTGAACAAGCTGGGGCCGGAGCCCTTGTCCGAGGAGTTCACATTGGAACGATTCCGCAAGAGGCTCTCCGGCAGAACCACCCGGCTGAAGGCCCTTCTCCTCAATCAGGAGTTTCTGAGCGGTTTGGGAAACATTTACGTGGACGAAGCGCTGTTTGAAGCGGGCCTCCATCCCGAGCGCCCCGTGCCGTCCCTTTCCGAGGAAGAGTCGGAGCGCCTTTTCAGGAGCATCCGCTCCACGCTGGAGAGGGCCGTGGAGGCGGGGGGATCCACCGTCCGCTCCTATGTGGACGGCAACGGGGAGATGGGCATGTTTCAATTGCAGATCCAGGTATACGGCCGCCGGGGAGAACCCTGCCCCCGGTGCGGCGGGCCCATTCAACGCCTGGTGGTCGCCGGCAGGGGAACGCACCTCTGTCCGAAATGTCAGCGGTGAGGCCGATCGAAGCCTTCCCTTTCGGGAAGGCTTTTTCCTTTGTCTGCCTCCATGCTGTCGGAAAAAAATAATTTTATTCAGAAACAAGCAGGAATTTGGTATAATAGTCTCGTAACTTATTCAATAAAGTTTAATATCGACGCCGAAATCGTTTCTGCACTTCTTCATTGGATGCGCTTTCATCTCCATTCATCCCGTTTCTTATTCAACTCAGTTTATAAACGGAGGTGATGCGGCTGCTTCGAGGAGATCACCGTTTGGTGAAACAAGTGAACCGGACGCAGGTGTTGGATCTGTTTCGCACATTGGGGCCCTTGACCAAGTCGGAAATTGCGGAGCACACCCAGCTGACCTTTGCCGCCGTGTCGAAGATTGTGAGGGATCTGGAGTCTTCGGGCATCGTCATTCCCCAAGGGGAAGGAAAATCCAGCGGAGGACGGAGGCCCGTCCTCTATGCCCTCAATCCGGATGCCCTTTATGTGGTGGCGGTGGACGTGTCGGTGGAGGAAATCCGGGTGGCGCTCATGGATGTTCACACCCGGATCGCCGGCGA contains these protein-coding regions:
- a CDS encoding sporulation protein, with protein sequence MFKRVLAKLGVGSATVNLVLDKDEYTLGDTVEGQILVEGGTVEQRINKIDVDLVLSVRVKEKVFSHTVDSASFHTPFRVAPSEKKVFPFTFSLPNNLLISGNTVWYDFVTRLDIADGVDHSDRDPVRILPPERLNRVLEALGRLGFREKHDSRSFDGYVQEFEFFPTDFMRERIEELEFVASLEEDGIRLLLEVDLRTLFGGEKELKREVFLENSLLEDVTALSDHFRELIGEMAENPGAFSGFRFDHHPHHAFSRYGGAIGGLAAGVLGGLVLSELVEEVAEGAEDLGEVLEDVGDFFDFGGED
- the polA gene encoding DNA polymerase I, which codes for MDKLVLIDGNSIAFRAFYALPLLTNGKGVHTNAVYGFTMMLMKVLEEEKPTHMLVAFDAGRITFRHGEYREYKGKRAQTPAELSEQLPLIREVLDAFGIRHFEAEGYEADDIIGTLAKSAEEKGMNALIVTGDKDLLQLVTDRVTLLLTRKGVTEGERYDREAVWQKYQLTPEQIIDLKGLMGDASDNIPGIPGVGEKTALKLLHRFGSVEGVLDHVDQLTGKLRERVKEHGRQARMSKDLATIYCDVPLGFSVEDTRYEGYDRGRVAALFERLEFKSLLERIGGKESVSGSSRKLRKVEVQTVEPEDRESWNDFLENPLLSLWLEMDGENYHRAEIIGLALSDGETHLYVPWRTARDWENLHRLLADEERKKIVYDGKRLQVVLKRRGLEAGGLAFDALLASYLLDPSESGHSLSDLVQRKMDGSLPPDEEVYGKGAKRRLPGERELAEHLARKAEALKRLYPLLSEEIREAGMESLLFEMELPLSRVLAEMELHGVRVDRDRLLDLGEELKEQAESLTRQIYELAGTEFNINSPKQLAEILYDKLGLPVLKKTKTGYSTSADVLEKLAPQHEIVEKILHYRQIMKLISTYVEGLLKEIDPESGKIHTRFNQTITATGRLSSTEPNLQNIPIRLEEGRRIRQVFVPSEPGWQILSADYSQIELRVLAHLSGDESLKQAFSEDMDIHTKTAMDVFGVPEDEVTSLMRRQAKAVNFGIIYGISDYGLSQNLNIPRKVAAQFIERYFQSYPGVKEYMDRVVEQARKDGYVTTMLNRRRYLPEIRSRNYNRRTFAERTAMNTPIQGSAADIIKTAMVRLHREIKRRRVKSRMLLQVHDELIFEVPEEELEEMKNLVRTVMEQAVPLSVPLKVDIHTGQTWYEAK
- the mutM gene encoding DNA-formamidopyrimidine glycosylase; the protein is MPELPEVETVKRTLQRLIIGKTVEDVDVFLPKIIKEPSDVNLFVERLRGRKVTGLGRRGKFLKIFFDPWVLVSHMRMEGRYRLLPREEPLEKHTHVVFRFADGTDLRYRDVRQFGTMHLFLRGEEERRPPLNKLGPEPLSEEFTLERFRKRLSGRTTRLKALLLNQEFLSGLGNIYVDEALFEAGLHPERPVPSLSEEESERLFRSIRSTLERAVEAGGSTVRSYVDGNGEMGMFQLQIQVYGRRGEPCPRCGGPIQRLVVAGRGTHLCPKCQR